A region from the Melioribacter roseus P3M-2 genome encodes:
- the secA gene encoding preprotein translocase subunit SecA, translating into MISTLLKKIFGDKNTKALKELWPIVDKINEEYEKLKDLTDDELRAKTAEFKEKIQSETADIRNKIDELKSGLAHIENADEKHKVYDEIEELEKELDEKYEEILNEILPQAFAVVKDTCRRLVGKSWEVAGSKITWDMIPYDVQLLGGIVLHQGKIAEMATGEGKTLVATLPLYLNALTGRGVHLVTVNDYLAKRDSQWMGEIFKFHGLTVGCILNNMAPEDRIKEYNCDITYGTNNEFGFDYLRDNMAIDKNHCVQRGHNYAIVDEVDSVLIDEARTPLIISGPVEKTEHKFDEMKPRVERLFRKQANLVASIVKEAESLLATGDTKEREKAGVLLLRAYRGFPKNKALMKLLSEPEYKKLLQQTELEFLRENAKRMPEIDEELYFAIDEKLNQIDLTEKGREELATGSNEGKEFFVIPDLGTEISKIENDPNLSPEEKLKKKDELYKLFSERSDRIHTINQLLKAYTLFEKDVEYVVTEDGKIAIVDEFTGRILPGRRYSDGLHQAIEAKENVKVERDTQTLATITLQNYFRLYKKLAGMTGTAETEENEFYEIYKLEVVVIPTNKPVIRADEDDAIYRTKREKYNAVIEKIKELREQRRPVLVGTTSVEVSETLSRMLKRQGIPHNVLNAKQHEREAEIVAYAGQPGAVTIATNMAGRGTDIKLGAGVREVGGLYILGTERHESRRIDRQLRGRAGRQGDPGTSKFFISLEDDLMRLFGGDRITSVMGRLGMEDGEAIQHPMISRSVERAQKKVEENNFAIRKRLLEFDNVMNQQREVIYAKRRQALEGERLKGEIMEYLEEYVDALVEENFDEGNFDKIHDDLFQKILVDIKFEPDAIEKLGKDGVKEKILEAAKDFYKRKEEMLGEELMSRLERYAVLSVIDEKWKEHLRDLDDLKEGIGLRAYGQKDPLLEYKSEAFKLFVQLLNTIRDDVISFAFKFWPQGAVEVQEQRRQPQRISTIKDSADNLGLRAQPQEDTTTMVKKKPIRVEEKIGRNDPCPCGSGKKYKNCHGKLSN; encoded by the coding sequence ATGATAAGTACGCTATTGAAAAAAATCTTCGGAGATAAGAATACCAAAGCTTTAAAAGAATTATGGCCTATAGTTGACAAAATCAACGAGGAATACGAAAAGCTAAAAGACTTAACGGACGACGAACTTAGAGCCAAAACAGCCGAATTTAAGGAAAAAATTCAATCGGAAACGGCGGATATACGTAATAAAATAGACGAGCTCAAATCCGGTCTGGCTCACATAGAGAATGCGGACGAAAAGCATAAAGTATACGACGAAATAGAAGAACTAGAAAAAGAACTCGATGAAAAATACGAGGAAATTCTAAATGAAATATTACCGCAAGCATTTGCGGTTGTAAAAGATACGTGCAGAAGGCTTGTCGGCAAGTCGTGGGAAGTGGCCGGTTCAAAAATTACGTGGGATATGATTCCTTACGATGTACAGCTGCTCGGCGGTATTGTATTGCATCAGGGTAAAATTGCGGAAATGGCTACCGGCGAAGGTAAAACTTTGGTGGCTACTCTGCCGCTCTATCTGAACGCTCTTACCGGTAGGGGCGTCCATCTGGTAACGGTAAACGACTATCTCGCAAAACGCGATAGTCAATGGATGGGCGAAATTTTCAAATTCCACGGACTTACCGTAGGATGTATACTAAATAATATGGCGCCGGAAGACAGAATAAAAGAGTACAATTGCGATATTACCTACGGCACGAATAACGAATTCGGATTCGACTATCTGCGCGACAATATGGCGATCGATAAAAATCATTGCGTTCAAAGAGGCCATAACTATGCAATAGTGGACGAAGTCGACTCGGTGCTTATCGACGAAGCCAGAACTCCTCTCATAATCTCCGGTCCGGTCGAAAAAACCGAACATAAATTCGACGAGATGAAACCCCGCGTCGAGCGTCTTTTCAGAAAACAGGCTAATTTGGTCGCTTCGATAGTGAAGGAAGCTGAGAGTCTGCTCGCTACCGGCGACACGAAGGAGAGGGAAAAAGCCGGAGTTTTGCTTTTGAGAGCCTACAGAGGTTTTCCTAAAAACAAAGCTTTGATGAAATTGCTCTCCGAACCGGAATACAAAAAATTACTCCAGCAGACCGAATTGGAATTCCTGAGAGAAAATGCAAAGAGAATGCCCGAGATAGACGAAGAACTTTACTTTGCAATCGACGAAAAGCTCAATCAAATCGACCTGACCGAAAAAGGTCGCGAAGAATTGGCAACCGGCAGCAACGAAGGCAAAGAATTTTTCGTTATTCCCGACCTCGGCACCGAAATAAGCAAAATTGAAAACGACCCGAATCTTTCACCGGAAGAAAAACTTAAAAAGAAAGACGAACTTTATAAATTATTCTCCGAGCGTTCCGACAGAATTCATACCATTAATCAATTGCTGAAAGCATACACGCTCTTCGAAAAAGATGTTGAATATGTAGTTACGGAAGACGGTAAAATTGCTATAGTCGACGAATTTACTGGGCGTATTCTTCCGGGCAGAAGATATTCGGACGGACTTCATCAGGCTATCGAAGCAAAAGAGAACGTTAAAGTCGAAAGAGATACCCAGACGCTGGCTACAATTACTCTCCAAAATTACTTTAGATTATACAAAAAACTCGCCGGTATGACCGGTACCGCCGAGACGGAAGAAAATGAATTTTATGAAATTTATAAACTGGAAGTCGTTGTTATTCCTACAAACAAGCCCGTTATAAGAGCAGACGAAGACGACGCAATCTACAGAACCAAAAGAGAAAAGTATAACGCGGTTATTGAAAAAATAAAAGAATTGAGAGAACAAAGACGTCCTGTTCTTGTAGGCACTACGAGCGTCGAAGTGTCTGAAACTTTGAGCCGAATGTTGAAGCGACAGGGAATTCCTCATAATGTATTGAACGCAAAACAACACGAGCGCGAGGCGGAAATTGTGGCTTATGCGGGTCAGCCCGGCGCCGTTACGATTGCAACCAACATGGCGGGACGCGGTACGGATATTAAACTGGGCGCCGGCGTCAGAGAAGTCGGAGGCCTTTATATACTCGGCACGGAACGACATGAGTCGCGTCGTATCGACAGGCAATTGCGCGGTAGAGCCGGAAGACAGGGCGACCCCGGTACGTCCAAATTTTTCATTTCGCTCGAAGACGACCTGATGCGGCTTTTCGGTGGCGATAGAATTACTTCCGTTATGGGCAGACTCGGAATGGAAGACGGCGAAGCCATTCAGCATCCGATGATCAGCCGCTCGGTTGAAAGAGCCCAGAAAAAAGTCGAAGAAAACAACTTCGCTATTCGTAAACGACTGCTGGAATTCGACAACGTTATGAATCAGCAGCGCGAAGTGATTTATGCCAAGCGTCGCCAGGCTTTGGAAGGAGAACGCCTCAAAGGCGAAATTATGGAATATCTTGAAGAATATGTCGATGCCCTTGTCGAAGAAAATTTTGACGAAGGTAATTTCGACAAAATTCACGACGATTTATTCCAGAAGATCCTTGTCGATATTAAATTCGAACCCGATGCAATTGAAAAACTGGGTAAAGACGGCGTAAAGGAAAAAATACTCGAAGCAGCAAAAGACTTCTACAAACGAAAAGAAGAAATGCTCGGCGAGGAATTGATGTCCCGCCTTGAAAGATATGCAGTGCTCAGCGTCATCGACGAAAAGTGGAAAGAGCATTTACGCGACCTGGACGACCTTAAAGAAGGTATCGGATTGAGAGCCTACGGTCAGAAAGATCCGCTTCTCGAATACAAATCAGAAGCCTTCAAATTATTTGTACAACTGCTCAATACAATCAGAGACGATGTAATATCATTTGCCTTTAAGTTCTGGCCGCAGGGAGCCGTCGAAGTTCAGGAGCAAAGGAGACAACCTCAAAGAATTAGCACAATAAAGGATTCCGCCGATAATCTCGGGTTAAGAGCGCAACCGCAGGAAGATACGACCACAATGGTTAAGAAAAAACCGATTCGGGTTGAAGAAAAAATCGGCAGAAACGACCCTTGCCCTTGCGGCAGCGGAAAAAAATACAAAAATTGCCACGGTAAACTTTCTAATTAG
- a CDS encoding DUF4837 family protein — protein sequence MKKRYLLLIPLLIALIVGCDAKKSATGNEDEIYVFADSTEYEQIEASLLTVFSKIIYTPQPENLFILIRKDISELDKYKNKKNIIITAPLGSGSNTSNYIDGLLNQQVKEMVRQDSVFVINKYDLWARGQLVMILTAKDLNELGKKILNEHENLLYYFQKISNERLFKSLYNSRYERKEIEAKLLKNYGWLIYVQADYHLAIDKPEHNFVWLRRAPGTDMERWIFVHWIDNASPLLLNKDSVYAIRNRITEKFYRTSDDSSYVLIEDNYRTTKEVNFLGRYALMTQGLWKMKDGSMGGPFINYTFYDEPTKRLYMLDASIYAPKYYKKKLIQQVDVLLQSFMTEREVDPEKKEELLEELE from the coding sequence ATGAAAAAAAGATATCTATTACTTATTCCGTTATTGATTGCACTGATAGTAGGATGCGACGCCAAAAAAAGCGCTACAGGCAACGAAGACGAAATTTATGTCTTCGCCGATTCCACCGAATACGAACAGATCGAAGCGTCTCTTTTGACCGTCTTCAGCAAGATAATCTACACACCGCAACCTGAAAATTTATTTATTCTTATAAGAAAAGACATTTCGGAGCTCGATAAATACAAAAACAAGAAAAACATAATAATAACCGCACCTCTCGGCAGCGGCTCTAATACTTCGAATTATATCGACGGACTGCTTAATCAACAGGTTAAAGAAATGGTGCGTCAGGATTCGGTTTTTGTGATTAATAAATATGACTTGTGGGCGAGGGGACAATTGGTAATGATTCTGACCGCTAAAGATTTGAATGAGCTCGGCAAGAAAATTCTTAACGAGCACGAAAACCTGCTCTATTATTTTCAAAAAATTTCAAACGAACGTCTCTTCAAGAGTTTGTACAATTCGCGATACGAAAGAAAAGAAATAGAAGCCAAACTTCTTAAAAATTACGGATGGCTGATTTACGTCCAGGCGGATTACCATCTGGCAATCGACAAGCCGGAACACAATTTTGTATGGCTGCGCCGAGCTCCCGGCACCGATATGGAAAGATGGATTTTTGTTCACTGGATTGACAATGCATCGCCGCTGCTCCTTAATAAAGATTCGGTTTATGCAATTCGCAACAGGATTACGGAAAAGTTTTACAGGACTTCGGACGACTCCAGTTACGTTTTAATTGAAGACAATTACAGAACGACGAAAGAAGTCAATTTCCTGGGACGTTACGCCTTGATGACCCAGGGATTATGGAAGATGAAAGACGGCTCTATGGGCGGTCCGTTTATCAATTATACTTTTTATGACGAACCGACCAAACGCCTGTATATGCTCGACGCTTCAATTTATGCGCCGAAATATTATAAGAAGAAATTGATTCAGCAGGTCGATGTTTTACTGCAGTCGTTTATGACCGAACGGGAAGTGGATCCGGAGAAAAAAGAAGAATTACTCGAAGAGCTGGAATAG
- a CDS encoding [protein-PII] uridylyltransferase family protein: MKRKKFRFSEEFTKRFIELAEGSLSSEEFELVLSLLEEEASKYYFSPSSEVNLIRALNAIYDKRSFLSELLVYPHHSEILITITASSNYLTDIIVRNPEYLYQIFDQKYLERLLDEDNLKSELISGIGRYSTVNAKLNYIRQFKKRYILKIGLTDLLGIRNLEEITYQLSTLAKVVNSVLFDFCYSEILKKHDLQEVDNKYCLCALGKLGGNELNYSSDVDMLLFYDENRSYGNKEYHEILSEAALLYIKYSTEITERGYIYRVDFRLRPDGKYSPLCKSYADYTRYYEARGEDWERQMLIKLDFVSGDRKLYKKFYDFLQPYIFPSSFAKPLKAQIKKMKANIELHNKSEKNIKLFAGGIRDIEFTVQALQLINGGKIKELRTGNTLKAIKILSSHNLLNERESELLKNAYITYRKIEHFLQLMNDTQTHLIPEEGEMLYKLCKYLGFKSPTEFNEKLERYRKEVRKIYNDILGESDEESSDLFGDIKFADVNRAEKNLKYLRSGIGYLEQKQFDSRTIEIFSGLEKELASYLQKSAAPDITLENFVKIIRATKFPSIWYTQLSGADFFKDFLRICEFASKAVDVIVIDKLAEESFLSGEVFLKNLFDDLSNFNLNKIVLSASLQYILGFIDVNRVSEILCKFIDSVIREECEVYKDEFPFFIAGLGSYGTIKMHFASDIDLIVVTDDITKHPEIHSVFQKVLGKLKDKLPMFEIDFRLRPEGKSSPLVWDISNYKQYLKTRARTWELQALWKTRMITGVPELFENFRKEVALNVYESDAGNLKKDILEMYYKIQKDGILTTGDTFNIKKQRGGLLTIDFLTQFIALTNAQIFESTFGKPTVYTLEFLAKEIDKNDFETLGENYKKLKEIELAIQIIFNSKSTIVPLASEKKNLLAAFFDRSPEEFMREFNAIVKFNNRMFEKYTS; encoded by the coding sequence ATGAAAAGAAAGAAATTTCGATTTTCGGAAGAATTTACGAAAAGATTCATCGAACTCGCCGAGGGGTCGCTTAGCTCCGAGGAGTTCGAGTTGGTTTTAAGTCTTCTCGAAGAGGAAGCGTCGAAATACTACTTTTCGCCTTCATCTGAAGTAAATCTGATAAGAGCGCTCAACGCCATATACGATAAGCGCAGTTTCCTGAGCGAACTGTTGGTCTATCCCCATCATTCCGAAATTCTTATAACCATTACAGCCAGCAGCAATTATCTTACCGATATTATTGTACGCAATCCGGAATATCTTTACCAGATTTTCGACCAGAAATATCTCGAACGTTTGCTCGATGAAGACAACCTGAAAAGCGAATTGATTTCCGGCATCGGCAGATATTCAACCGTTAATGCGAAATTAAACTACATACGTCAGTTCAAAAAAAGATATATACTCAAAATCGGATTAACCGATTTATTGGGAATAAGAAATCTGGAAGAAATTACTTATCAGTTGTCGACGCTTGCTAAGGTTGTCAATTCCGTCTTATTCGATTTTTGTTATTCGGAAATTTTAAAAAAACACGACCTGCAGGAAGTAGACAACAAATATTGTTTATGCGCTCTCGGCAAATTGGGCGGCAACGAACTGAACTACAGTTCCGACGTCGATATGCTTCTCTTTTATGACGAGAACCGGTCCTACGGCAATAAAGAATACCACGAAATTTTGTCGGAAGCGGCTCTGCTTTACATTAAATATTCAACGGAAATTACCGAAAGAGGTTATATATACCGAGTCGATTTCCGATTGAGACCCGACGGCAAATACTCGCCGCTTTGCAAATCGTACGCTGATTACACGCGTTATTACGAAGCGCGCGGCGAAGATTGGGAAAGACAAATGCTTATTAAGCTCGATTTTGTTTCCGGCGACAGAAAGCTTTACAAAAAGTTTTACGATTTTCTTCAGCCCTATATCTTCCCTTCCTCATTCGCCAAGCCGCTAAAAGCTCAAATCAAAAAGATGAAAGCGAACATTGAACTGCATAACAAATCCGAAAAAAACATAAAGTTGTTTGCAGGCGGAATACGGGACATTGAATTTACCGTTCAGGCGCTTCAATTGATTAACGGCGGCAAAATAAAAGAACTGAGGACCGGCAACACTCTGAAAGCCATTAAAATTCTCAGTTCGCATAATTTGTTAAACGAACGCGAAAGCGAACTGTTAAAGAACGCATATATTACTTACAGAAAAATCGAGCATTTTCTACAACTGATGAACGACACTCAAACCCATCTGATTCCCGAAGAAGGCGAAATGCTCTATAAGCTCTGCAAATATCTCGGATTTAAAAGTCCGACAGAGTTCAATGAAAAATTGGAGAGGTACAGGAAGGAAGTCAGAAAAATATATAACGACATACTCGGGGAATCGGATGAAGAGTCGTCGGATTTATTCGGCGATATAAAATTTGCCGACGTCAATCGCGCAGAAAAGAATCTCAAATACCTCCGCAGCGGTATCGGGTACCTGGAACAAAAACAATTTGACTCCCGCACTATCGAGATATTTTCCGGACTGGAAAAAGAATTGGCGTCATATCTGCAAAAATCAGCCGCTCCGGACATTACGCTCGAAAACTTTGTAAAGATTATAAGGGCGACAAAATTTCCTTCTATCTGGTATACGCAGCTATCCGGCGCGGATTTCTTCAAAGATTTTTTGCGAATATGCGAATTTGCCTCTAAAGCCGTAGACGTAATTGTAATAGACAAACTTGCCGAAGAATCGTTCCTGTCCGGAGAAGTATTTCTGAAAAATTTATTCGATGACCTGAGTAATTTTAATTTGAACAAAATAGTCCTGTCAGCGTCCCTCCAATATATTTTAGGATTTATCGACGTAAACAGAGTTTCCGAAATTTTATGTAAATTTATCGACTCGGTCATACGCGAAGAATGCGAGGTCTATAAAGACGAATTCCCGTTTTTCATTGCCGGGCTGGGCAGTTACGGCACGATTAAAATGCATTTTGCTTCCGATATCGATTTAATAGTTGTGACGGATGATATTACAAAGCATCCCGAAATTCACTCCGTTTTTCAAAAGGTGCTTGGAAAACTAAAGGACAAGCTTCCAATGTTCGAAATCGATTTTCGTCTTCGGCCGGAAGGTAAAAGCTCCCCCCTGGTTTGGGATATATCGAATTACAAACAATATTTGAAGACAAGGGCGCGAACGTGGGAACTTCAAGCCTTGTGGAAAACGCGTATGATTACGGGAGTACCGGAATTATTCGAAAATTTCAGGAAGGAAGTTGCCTTAAATGTTTACGAATCCGACGCAGGCAATCTGAAAAAAGATATTTTGGAGATGTACTACAAGATTCAGAAAGACGGAATACTCACGACGGGCGATACTTTCAACATTAAAAAACAGCGGGGCGGTTTGCTGACGATCGATTTTTTAACTCAATTTATAGCGCTTACGAACGCTCAAATTTTCGAATCCACTTTCGGCAAGCCGACAGTTTACACCCTGGAATTTCTGGCGAAAGAAATCGACAAAAATGACTTTGAAACTCTGGGTGAAAATTACAAAAAGCTAAAAGAAATCGAACTCGCAATTCAAATTATATTCAATTCCAAAAGTACAATCGTCCCTCTGGCTTCGGAAAAGAAAAACCTCTTGGCTGCGTTTTTCGATCGAAGCCCCGAAGAATTCATGCGCGAATTCAACGCTATCGTCAAGTTTAACAACCGGATGTTCGAGAAATATACCTCCTAA
- the ftsH gene encoding ATP-dependent zinc metalloprotease FtsH, with amino-acid sequence MPNEYKKKSPKPKKPLNNNNDQKPDGEFDWSKIIRTVFSWGAIIVIAVIIMQFMRTGTENAIEVPYDLYESFLNQDKIAEAKVYKTDINDYRFEGKLKTQENVNLNGVNVEVKVFVVTLIEPVISEQVKLWKEKNIKFTFVKDTNEWTTILLGFLPWIILFGVWILLFRRMQGGAGGAKGLFNFGKSRAKLITESAIKVTFKDVAGADEAKLELEEIIEFLKEPGKFQKLGGKIPRGVLLLGPPGTGKTLLARAVAGEAGVPFFSISGADFVEMFVGVGASRVRDLFEQGKKNAPCIIFIDEIDAVGRHRGAGLGGGHDEREQTLNQLLVEMDGFEQNSGVIIIAATNRPDVLDPALLRPGRFDRQIVVDRPDVKGREGILKVHTRKIPLDSDVDLSVLAKATPGLAGAELANLVNEAALLAARKNKKKVSMEDFEEAKDKVMMGMERKSLIISEEEKKITAYHEIGHVLVAKMLPEADPVHKVTIIPRGRALGVTTYLPVDEKHTYSKEYLESMITYALGGRAAEKIVFKRFTTGAGNDIEKATNIARKMVCEWGMSEKLGPLSYGSKEEEIFLGREITRHKDYSEKTAQEIDDEIKNIVMTCMNRAEKILSDNIDLLHKLSKELLEREILDGEEIEKIIKGEELPPVKRNNSESKKEENEVPDHVKQLLEERKKRETGDNNDKPDNAD; translated from the coding sequence ATGCCAAACGAGTATAAAAAGAAAAGTCCCAAACCGAAAAAACCGTTAAACAATAATAACGATCAAAAACCCGACGGCGAATTCGACTGGTCGAAAATTATAAGAACGGTTTTCAGCTGGGGCGCAATTATTGTAATAGCGGTCATAATAATGCAATTTATGCGCACCGGAACGGAAAACGCAATTGAAGTGCCCTACGATCTTTATGAAAGCTTTTTGAATCAGGATAAGATTGCGGAAGCAAAAGTCTATAAAACCGACATTAACGACTACCGTTTCGAAGGCAAGCTTAAAACACAGGAAAACGTAAATCTAAACGGCGTAAATGTCGAAGTTAAGGTTTTCGTTGTTACTCTTATTGAACCTGTAATATCCGAACAGGTGAAATTATGGAAAGAAAAGAACATTAAGTTTACATTCGTAAAAGATACCAACGAATGGACAACCATTTTGTTGGGCTTTCTGCCCTGGATTATTTTATTCGGCGTATGGATACTTTTATTTAGAAGAATGCAAGGCGGAGCAGGAGGCGCTAAAGGATTATTCAACTTCGGAAAAAGTCGTGCAAAGTTGATTACCGAATCGGCTATAAAAGTTACGTTTAAGGACGTAGCAGGTGCGGACGAAGCCAAACTGGAACTCGAAGAAATTATCGAATTCCTGAAAGAGCCGGGCAAATTTCAGAAGCTGGGCGGTAAAATTCCGCGCGGCGTCCTATTGCTGGGACCTCCCGGAACCGGTAAAACTTTACTGGCGCGCGCCGTTGCAGGAGAAGCCGGAGTGCCGTTCTTTTCGATATCCGGAGCCGATTTTGTCGAAATGTTTGTAGGAGTAGGCGCAAGCCGCGTTCGCGACCTGTTCGAGCAGGGCAAGAAAAACGCTCCCTGTATCATATTCATAGACGAAATTGACGCAGTCGGGCGGCACCGGGGCGCCGGACTTGGCGGCGGCCATGACGAGCGCGAACAAACCCTGAATCAACTCCTTGTCGAGATGGACGGCTTCGAACAAAACAGCGGCGTAATAATTATTGCCGCTACAAACAGGCCCGACGTCCTCGATCCTGCATTGCTCAGACCCGGCAGATTCGACCGCCAGATTGTCGTCGACCGTCCGGACGTAAAAGGCAGGGAAGGAATTCTTAAAGTGCATACGCGTAAAATTCCTCTCGATTCCGACGTCGATTTGAGCGTTCTTGCCAAAGCTACGCCGGGACTCGCCGGCGCCGAGTTGGCAAATCTGGTTAACGAGGCGGCTCTGCTTGCAGCCCGAAAGAATAAAAAGAAAGTCTCGATGGAAGATTTCGAGGAAGCCAAAGACAAAGTGATGATGGGAATGGAACGAAAGAGTCTTATTATCTCCGAAGAAGAAAAGAAAATTACGGCTTATCATGAAATCGGGCATGTGCTCGTAGCTAAAATGCTTCCGGAAGCCGATCCTGTTCATAAAGTTACGATTATACCGCGCGGCAGAGCGCTCGGTGTAACCACTTATCTGCCGGTCGACGAAAAACATACTTACTCCAAAGAATATCTCGAATCGATGATAACATACGCTCTCGGAGGACGCGCGGCGGAAAAGATCGTATTTAAACGATTTACTACCGGGGCGGGCAACGATATCGAAAAAGCCACAAATATTGCCCGCAAAATGGTTTGCGAGTGGGGTATGAGCGAAAAATTAGGTCCTCTGTCTTACGGTTCTAAAGAAGAAGAAATTTTCCTCGGACGTGAAATTACGCGGCATAAAGATTACAGCGAAAAAACTGCCCAGGAAATCGACGATGAAATTAAGAATATTGTGATGACGTGCATGAACAGGGCGGAAAAAATTCTTTCGGATAATATCGATTTGCTCCATAAACTTTCGAAAGAATTGCTCGAAAGAGAAATTCTCGACGGCGAAGAAATCGAAAAAATTATCAAAGGCGAGGAACTTCCGCCGGTAAAAAGGAATAACAGCGAGAGTAAAAAAGAAGAAAACGAAGTGCCGGATCATGTCAAACAATTACTTGAAGAAAGAAAGAAGAGAGAAACCGGAGACAATAACGATAAGCCGGATAATGCCGACTGA
- a CDS encoding diacylglycerol/polyprenol kinase family protein yields the protein MPTDYATIDYKNEVLRKAIHLCSLSIPVIYYHITKELALSILTPLLVISLIIDLGRYYVKPVSDFFYKIFGFLLRNHEKDHTTKRLNGATYVLISAVIVVSVFPKVIAVTAFAVLIIGDIAAALVGRKFGHTPLLKKSLEGTFAFFFFSGLVVLFTPKVTGGVAEYFIGFAAVAVGAVVENLSAGFLDDNLTIPISVGVVMWILYAVLFPDMSLILHNVPY from the coding sequence ATGCCGACTGATTACGCGACTATCGACTATAAAAACGAAGTGCTCAGAAAAGCAATTCATCTGTGCTCGCTTTCGATTCCGGTTATCTATTACCATATAACCAAGGAATTGGCGCTCAGCATACTAACGCCGCTTCTGGTAATTTCGCTTATAATTGACTTAGGCAGGTATTACGTTAAACCGGTCAGCGATTTCTTCTATAAGATATTCGGATTTCTTCTGAGAAATCACGAAAAAGATCATACAACGAAAAGATTAAACGGCGCAACTTACGTTTTGATTTCAGCCGTTATTGTGGTGTCAGTTTTCCCGAAGGTTATCGCCGTTACGGCTTTTGCGGTTCTGATAATCGGGGACATAGCCGCGGCGCTCGTTGGCAGAAAATTCGGGCATACGCCGCTTTTGAAGAAAAGTCTTGAAGGCACATTCGCGTTTTTCTTTTTTTCAGGATTGGTTGTGCTCTTTACTCCAAAAGTAACAGGCGGCGTGGCTGAGTATTTTATCGGATTTGCGGCTGTGGCAGTCGGTGCCGTAGTAGAAAACCTATCGGCGGGTTTTCTCGATGACAATTTAACAATCCCGATTTCGGTGGGAGTGGTTATGTGGATTTTATATGCCGTTCTGTTTCCCGATATGTCGCTTATTCTGCACAACGTCCCTTACTGA
- the hpt gene encoding hypoxanthine phosphoribosyltransferase, with amino-acid sequence MINPVNNEIWVGTEKFVPYITEEEIQKRIKELGREISADYKTKLPIFIGVLNGSFMFMSDLMKNISIKCEVDFFKLSSYGDSKISSGNVKLIKDLNADISDRHLIIVEDIVDSGLSIKYIEELIAGHNPASMKVVSLLVKPGSLKYDVKIDYIGFEIKDKFVIGYGLDYAQKYRNLKSIYVLSE; translated from the coding sequence ATGATTAATCCCGTTAATAATGAAATATGGGTCGGAACGGAAAAGTTTGTGCCCTATATCACCGAAGAAGAGATTCAAAAGAGAATAAAAGAATTGGGTCGGGAGATTTCCGCCGACTATAAAACAAAATTACCGATTTTCATCGGCGTTTTGAACGGCTCGTTCATGTTTATGTCCGACTTGATGAAAAATATTTCAATCAAATGCGAGGTCGATTTCTTCAAACTTTCGAGCTATGGCGATTCGAAAATCAGTTCGGGCAACGTTAAACTTATAAAAGACCTTAACGCCGACATTTCCGACAGGCATTTGATTATCGTAGAGGATATAGTCGACAGCGGATTATCCATCAAATATATCGAAGAATTGATTGCCGGACACAATCCCGCAAGCATGAAAGTGGTCTCGCTGCTGGTTAAACCGGGGAGTTTAAAATATGACGTTAAAATTGATTATATTGGATTTGAAATTAAAGACAAATTTGTAATCGGCTACGGTCTCGATTACGCCCAAAAATACAGAAACTTAAAATCTATTTACGTACTGAGTGAATAA